In a genomic window of Melanotaenia boesemani isolate fMelBoe1 chromosome 1, fMelBoe1.pri, whole genome shotgun sequence:
- the phka2 gene encoding phosphorylase b kinase regulatory subunit alpha, liver isoform isoform X2 has protein sequence MRSRSNSGVRLDGYARLVQETILCHQNPVTGLLPASIQKKDAWVRDNVYSVLAVWGLGMAYRKNADRDEDKAKAYELEQSVVKLMQGLLQCMMRQVDKVEKFKHTQSTKDCLHAKYNTPTCATVVRDDQWGHLQVDATSIYLLMLAQMTASGLRIISNLDEVAFIQNLVFYIEAAYKVADYGMWERGDKTNQGIPELNGSSVGMAKAALEAIDELDLFGAHGGPKSVIHVLPDEVEHCQAILCSMLPRASTSKEIDAGLLSVISFPAFAVEDADLVAITKSEIISKLQGRYGCCRFIRDGYHCPKEDPTRLHYDPAELKLFENIECEWPVFWTYLILDGIFAGDQVQVMEYREALEGILIRGKHGIKMVPELYAVPLDKVDEEYSNPHSVDRLAMGQLPHMWGQSLYILGCLLAEGFLAPGEIDPLNRRFSTNFKPDVVVQVCVVAESEEIQELLRDLGIMVQTMSEVLPIRVMPARILSHVYVRLGNCKKLKLSGRPYRHIGVLGTSKFYEIRNHSYIFTPQFLDQHHFYLALDNQMIVEMLRTELAYLSSCWRMTGRPTLTFPITHSMLVEEGDAIDPCILATLRKLQDGYFAGARVQMSDLYSVQTTSFHTRLTFLDEENDDSLLGDEDDQEEEDDDEYGEEYNTYRISECNSKSAKGSKDVFDQYLMQLLQSTTTKCHLPPIQRGHHHIFSAEHTTRDILSFMAQVQGLNLPKSSMYLPVTPVMHKHRRSLNLLDVPHPLPGPHAKQHKAGEADCSTSSVVSSDFRLTPASFLKPHNAADLHLPRDSQGNTDFAALVRQLKECPTLQDQADILYILYVMKGADWVVELSGPGQGGISVRLLLEELYVQAGACKEWGLIRYISGILRKRVEVLAEACTDLISHHKQLTVGLPPEPRERVITVPLPPEELNTLIYEASGQDISIAVLTQEIMVYLAMYIRSQPALFGDMLRLRIGLIMQVMATELARSLHCSGEEASESLMSLSPFGMKNLLHHILSGKEFGVERSMRPIQSTATSPAISIHELGHTGATKTERTGIHKLKSEIKQIFSGSLSLSSNVTSPRSTRCSSPSTPSGILSPVGHGPGDGQLHWEERQGQWLRRRRLDGAINRVPMGFYQKVWTILQKCHGLSIDGYVLPSSTTREMTAGEIKFAVQVESVLNHVPQPEYRQLLVETVMVLGLVADVDVDNIGGIIHVDRILHLANDLFINDQISHSASDYFLEKDPATGICNFFYDSAPSGSFGTMTYLSKAVITYVQDFLPSSSCLMQ, from the exons atgaggagccGCAGTAACTCTGGAGTGAGGCTGGACGGTTATGCCAGGCTGGTCCAAGAGACGATCCTGTGCCATCAG aACCCAGTGACAGGACTTCTCCCTGCTAGTATCCAGAAGAAGGATGCCTGGGTGAGGGACAATGTGTACAGTGTCCTGGCCGTATGGGGGCTGGGCATGGCCTACCGCAAGAACGCAGATCGTGATGAAGACAAGGCCAAGGCCTACGAACTGGAACAG AGTGTGGTGAAACTGATGCAGGGACTTCTGCAGTGCATGATGAGAcag GTGGATAAGGTGGAAAAGTTCAAGCACACCCAGAGTACTAAGGATTGCTTGCATGCCAAATACAATACTCCCACCTGTGCCACCGTGGTCAGGGATGACCAGTGGGGCCATCTCCAGGTGGACGCCACCTCCATCTACCTGCTGATGCTGGCACAGATGACAGCCTCAG GTCTCCGTATCATTTCCAACCTCGATGAGGTAGCCTTTATCCAAAACTTGGTCTTCTACATAGAGGCAGCATACAAAGTGGCG GATTATGGGATGTGGGAGCGAGGGGACAAGACCAACCAGGGCATCCCTGAGCTCAACGGCAGCTCTGTAGGAATGGCCAAA GCAGCTCTGGAAGCCATAGATGAGTTGGATCTGTTTGGTGCCCATGGAGGACCAAAGTCAGTAATCCATGTTTTGCCTGATGAGGTGGAGCACTGTCAG GCAATCCTGTGCTCCATGCTGCCAAGGGCCTCAACATCGAAGGAGATAGATGCTGGTCTTCTGTCTGTCATTTCCTTCCCTGCTTTTGCTGTAGAGGATGCTGACTTGGTGGCCATCACTAAGTCAGAAAtcataagcaaactgcag GGTCGCTACGGCTGCTGTCGCTTCATCAGGGATGGATATCATTGTCCTAAAGAG GATCCAACTCGTCTGCACTACGATCCAGCTGAGCTCAAGCTGTTTGAGAACATTGAATGTGAGTGGCCTGTGTTCTGGACTTACCTCATCCTGGATGGTATCTTTGCTGGCGATCAAGTGCAG GTGATGGAGTACCGCGAGGCGCTGGAAGGCATTTTGATCAGAGGAAAGCACGGCATCAAAATGGTGCCTGAACTTTATGCTGTACCACTTGACAAG gTGGACGAGGAGTATAGCAATCCTCACTCAGTGGACAGGTTGGCCATGGGGCAGCTTCCACACATGTGGGGACAGTCTCTCTACATCTTGGGCTGTCTTCTGGCTGAG GGATTTTTAGCACCAGGAGAGATAGATCCTCTCAATAGGAGGTTCTCCACAAACTTCAAGCCGGATGTTGTGGTACAAG tttgtgttgtAGCAGAGTCAGAGGAGATCCAGGAGCTGTTAAGAGATCTTGGGATTATGGTACAAACGATGTCAGAAGTTCTGCCAATCAGGGTCATGCCCGCTCGCATCCTGAGCCACGTCTATGTCCGACTAG GAAACTGCAAGAAGTTGAAGTTGAGTGGGAGACCTTATAGACACATTGGAGTCCTGGGAACATCCAAATTCTATGAGATCAGAAATCACTCCTACATATTCACCCCTCAG TTTCTGGATCAGCACCACTTCTATCTGGCGCTGGACAACCAGATGATTGTGGAGATGTTACGAACAGAGCTGGCTTATCTCTCTTCTTGCTGGAGGATGACAGGACGACCCACACTGACCTTTCCTATCACACATAGCATGTTAG TTGAAGAAGGAGATGCAATTGATCCGTGCATCCTAGCAACACTTAGGAAACTACAGGATGGCTATTTTGCTGGAGCGAG GGTGCAGATGTCAGATCTCTACAGTGTCCAGACCACTTCATTTCACACGCGCCTCACCTTTCTGGATGAAGAAAATGATGACAGCTTATTGGGGGATGAGGATGAccaagaagaggaagatgatgacGAGTATGGAGAGGAATATAACACATATAGAATCTCAGAGTGTAACAGTAAGTCAGCAA AAGGCTCAAAGGATGTGTTCGACCAGTACCTCATGCAGCTCCTCCAAAGCACCACCACCAAGTGTCATCTTCCTCCCATCCAGCGGGGGCATCATCACATCTTTAGTGCTGAACACACCACTAGAGACATTCTGTCTTTTATGGCTCAGGTTCAGGGACTGAACTTACCCA AGTCTTCCATGTATCTTCCTGTGACACCGGTCATGCACAAGCACCGCAGATCTCTCAACCTTCTCGACGTTCCACATCCTCTGCCAGGCCCGCATGCAAAGCAGCACAAAGCTGGTGAAGCAGATTGTTCCACCAGCAGCGTTGTGTCCTCTGACTTCCGTCTAACACCAGCATCCTTTCTCAAGCCCCACAATGCTGCTGACCTGCACCTGCCTCGAGATTCTCAAGGCAACACAGACTTTGCAGCATTGGTGAGGCAGCTGAAAGAGTGTCCCACTCTGCAGGACCAGGCTGACATCCTCTACATTCTCTACGTTATGAA AGGAGCGGATTGGGTGGTGGAGTTGTCGGGCCCTGGGCAGGGTGGGATCAGTGTGCGTTTGCTGTTGGAGGAGTTGTACGTACAAGCCGGAGCTTGCAAAGAGTGGGGGCTCATTAGATATATCTCTGGAATACTGCGCAAGAGAGTGGAGGTCCTTGCTGAG GCCTGTACAGATCTGATTTCCCATCACAAACAGTTGACTGTCGGCCTTCCTCCTGAACCCAGGGAAAGAGTGATCACAGT TCCACTTCCTCCTGAGGAGCTAAACACTCTCATATATGAAGCCAGCGGTCAGGACATCAGTATAGCTGTTCTCACCCAG GAAATCATGGTCTATCTAGCCATGTACATCCGCTCCCAGCCTGCTCTGTTTGGAGACATGCTCCGACTCAGGATAGGACTCATCATGCAAGTCATGGCTACTGAGCTGGCTCGCAGCCTGCACTGTTCTG GAGAGGAGGCATCTGAGAGTTTAATGAGCCTAAGTCCATTTGGCATGAAGAACCTTCTTCATCACATCCTCAGTGGGAAAGAGTTTGGGGTTGAGCGAAGCA TGCGGCCAATCCAGTCCACAGCCACAAGTCCTGCAATCTCTATCCATGAACTGGGCCATACAGGAGCCACCAAGACTGAACGTACAGGAATACACAAGTTAAAGAGTGAGATAAAACAG ATCTTCAGTGGCAGTCTTTCCTTGAGTAGCAATGTCACTTCTCCGCGCTCCACG CGTTGCAGTAGCCCCTCCACACCCAGTGGCATCCTGTCCCCAGTGGGTCATGGTCCTGGAGACGGACAGCTGCACTGGGAAGAGAGGCAAGGCCAGTGGCTGAGACGACGCAGGTTGGATGGAGCTATCAACAGAGTCCCTATGGGTTTCTATCAGAAAGTGTGGACGATCCTGCAGAAGTGCCATGGCCTGTCCATTGATGGATATGTGTTGCCCTCTTCCACCACAAGAGAG ATGACAGCTGGAGAGATCAAGTTTGCAGTGCAGGTGGAGTCTGTCCTGAACCACGTCCCTCAGCCAGAGTATCGACAGCTGCTTGTGGAGACTGTGATGGTTTTGGGCCTGGTGGCTGATGTAGATGTGGACAACATTGGTGGCATTATCCATGTGGATCGCATTTTGCATTTGGCCAATGACCTTTTCATCAATGACCAG ATTTCCCACAGTGCCAGTGATTATTTCCTTGAGAAAGACCCAGCGACTGGAATTTGCAACTTCTTCTATGACAGTGCCCCGAGTGGCAGCTTTGGCACTATGACCTATCTGTCCAAGGCAGTAATTACTTATGTCCAAGACTTCCTGCCAAGTTCCAGCTGCTTGATGCAATAA
- the phka2 gene encoding phosphorylase b kinase regulatory subunit alpha, liver isoform isoform X1: protein MRSRSNSGVRLDGYARLVQETILCHQNPVTGLLPASIQKKDAWVRDNVYSVLAVWGLGMAYRKNADRDEDKAKAYELEQSVVKLMQGLLQCMMRQVDKVEKFKHTQSTKDCLHAKYNTPTCATVVRDDQWGHLQVDATSIYLLMLAQMTASGLRIISNLDEVAFIQNLVFYIEAAYKVADYGMWERGDKTNQGIPELNGSSVGMAKAALEAIDELDLFGAHGGPKSVIHVLPDEVEHCQAILCSMLPRASTSKEIDAGLLSVISFPAFAVEDADLVAITKSEIISKLQGRYGCCRFIRDGYHCPKEDPTRLHYDPAELKLFENIECEWPVFWTYLILDGIFAGDQVQVMEYREALEGILIRGKHGIKMVPELYAVPLDKVDEEYSNPHSVDRLAMGQLPHMWGQSLYILGCLLAEGFLAPGEIDPLNRRFSTNFKPDVVVQVCVVAESEEIQELLRDLGIMVQTMSEVLPIRVMPARILSHVYVRLGNCKKLKLSGRPYRHIGVLGTSKFYEIRNHSYIFTPQFLDQHHFYLALDNQMIVEMLRTELAYLSSCWRMTGRPTLTFPITHSMLVEEGDAIDPCILATLRKLQDGYFAGARVQMSDLYSVQTTSFHTRLTFLDEENDDSLLGDEDDQEEEDDDEYGEEYNTYRISECNSKSAKGSKDVFDQYLMQLLQSTTTKCHLPPIQRGHHHIFSAEHTTRDILSFMAQVQGLNLPKSSMYLPVTPVMHKHRRSLNLLDVPHPLPGPHAKQHKAGEADCSTSSVVSSDFRLTPASFLKPHNAADLHLPRDSQGNTDFAALVRQLKECPTLQDQADILYILYVMKGADWVVELSGPGQGGISVRLLLEELYVQAGACKEWGLIRYISGILRKRVEVLAEACTDLISHHKQLTVGLPPEPRERVITVPLPPEELNTLIYEASGQDISIAVLTQEIMVYLAMYIRSQPALFGDMLRLRIGLIMQVMATELARSLHCSGEEASESLMSLSPFGMKNLLHHILSGKEFGVERSMRPIQSTATSPAISIHELGHTGATKTERTGIHKLKSEIKQLDDSRPVSIFSGSLSLSSNVTSPRSTRCSSPSTPSGILSPVGHGPGDGQLHWEERQGQWLRRRRLDGAINRVPMGFYQKVWTILQKCHGLSIDGYVLPSSTTREMTAGEIKFAVQVESVLNHVPQPEYRQLLVETVMVLGLVADVDVDNIGGIIHVDRILHLANDLFINDQISHSASDYFLEKDPATGICNFFYDSAPSGSFGTMTYLSKAVITYVQDFLPSSSCLMQ, encoded by the exons atgaggagccGCAGTAACTCTGGAGTGAGGCTGGACGGTTATGCCAGGCTGGTCCAAGAGACGATCCTGTGCCATCAG aACCCAGTGACAGGACTTCTCCCTGCTAGTATCCAGAAGAAGGATGCCTGGGTGAGGGACAATGTGTACAGTGTCCTGGCCGTATGGGGGCTGGGCATGGCCTACCGCAAGAACGCAGATCGTGATGAAGACAAGGCCAAGGCCTACGAACTGGAACAG AGTGTGGTGAAACTGATGCAGGGACTTCTGCAGTGCATGATGAGAcag GTGGATAAGGTGGAAAAGTTCAAGCACACCCAGAGTACTAAGGATTGCTTGCATGCCAAATACAATACTCCCACCTGTGCCACCGTGGTCAGGGATGACCAGTGGGGCCATCTCCAGGTGGACGCCACCTCCATCTACCTGCTGATGCTGGCACAGATGACAGCCTCAG GTCTCCGTATCATTTCCAACCTCGATGAGGTAGCCTTTATCCAAAACTTGGTCTTCTACATAGAGGCAGCATACAAAGTGGCG GATTATGGGATGTGGGAGCGAGGGGACAAGACCAACCAGGGCATCCCTGAGCTCAACGGCAGCTCTGTAGGAATGGCCAAA GCAGCTCTGGAAGCCATAGATGAGTTGGATCTGTTTGGTGCCCATGGAGGACCAAAGTCAGTAATCCATGTTTTGCCTGATGAGGTGGAGCACTGTCAG GCAATCCTGTGCTCCATGCTGCCAAGGGCCTCAACATCGAAGGAGATAGATGCTGGTCTTCTGTCTGTCATTTCCTTCCCTGCTTTTGCTGTAGAGGATGCTGACTTGGTGGCCATCACTAAGTCAGAAAtcataagcaaactgcag GGTCGCTACGGCTGCTGTCGCTTCATCAGGGATGGATATCATTGTCCTAAAGAG GATCCAACTCGTCTGCACTACGATCCAGCTGAGCTCAAGCTGTTTGAGAACATTGAATGTGAGTGGCCTGTGTTCTGGACTTACCTCATCCTGGATGGTATCTTTGCTGGCGATCAAGTGCAG GTGATGGAGTACCGCGAGGCGCTGGAAGGCATTTTGATCAGAGGAAAGCACGGCATCAAAATGGTGCCTGAACTTTATGCTGTACCACTTGACAAG gTGGACGAGGAGTATAGCAATCCTCACTCAGTGGACAGGTTGGCCATGGGGCAGCTTCCACACATGTGGGGACAGTCTCTCTACATCTTGGGCTGTCTTCTGGCTGAG GGATTTTTAGCACCAGGAGAGATAGATCCTCTCAATAGGAGGTTCTCCACAAACTTCAAGCCGGATGTTGTGGTACAAG tttgtgttgtAGCAGAGTCAGAGGAGATCCAGGAGCTGTTAAGAGATCTTGGGATTATGGTACAAACGATGTCAGAAGTTCTGCCAATCAGGGTCATGCCCGCTCGCATCCTGAGCCACGTCTATGTCCGACTAG GAAACTGCAAGAAGTTGAAGTTGAGTGGGAGACCTTATAGACACATTGGAGTCCTGGGAACATCCAAATTCTATGAGATCAGAAATCACTCCTACATATTCACCCCTCAG TTTCTGGATCAGCACCACTTCTATCTGGCGCTGGACAACCAGATGATTGTGGAGATGTTACGAACAGAGCTGGCTTATCTCTCTTCTTGCTGGAGGATGACAGGACGACCCACACTGACCTTTCCTATCACACATAGCATGTTAG TTGAAGAAGGAGATGCAATTGATCCGTGCATCCTAGCAACACTTAGGAAACTACAGGATGGCTATTTTGCTGGAGCGAG GGTGCAGATGTCAGATCTCTACAGTGTCCAGACCACTTCATTTCACACGCGCCTCACCTTTCTGGATGAAGAAAATGATGACAGCTTATTGGGGGATGAGGATGAccaagaagaggaagatgatgacGAGTATGGAGAGGAATATAACACATATAGAATCTCAGAGTGTAACAGTAAGTCAGCAA AAGGCTCAAAGGATGTGTTCGACCAGTACCTCATGCAGCTCCTCCAAAGCACCACCACCAAGTGTCATCTTCCTCCCATCCAGCGGGGGCATCATCACATCTTTAGTGCTGAACACACCACTAGAGACATTCTGTCTTTTATGGCTCAGGTTCAGGGACTGAACTTACCCA AGTCTTCCATGTATCTTCCTGTGACACCGGTCATGCACAAGCACCGCAGATCTCTCAACCTTCTCGACGTTCCACATCCTCTGCCAGGCCCGCATGCAAAGCAGCACAAAGCTGGTGAAGCAGATTGTTCCACCAGCAGCGTTGTGTCCTCTGACTTCCGTCTAACACCAGCATCCTTTCTCAAGCCCCACAATGCTGCTGACCTGCACCTGCCTCGAGATTCTCAAGGCAACACAGACTTTGCAGCATTGGTGAGGCAGCTGAAAGAGTGTCCCACTCTGCAGGACCAGGCTGACATCCTCTACATTCTCTACGTTATGAA AGGAGCGGATTGGGTGGTGGAGTTGTCGGGCCCTGGGCAGGGTGGGATCAGTGTGCGTTTGCTGTTGGAGGAGTTGTACGTACAAGCCGGAGCTTGCAAAGAGTGGGGGCTCATTAGATATATCTCTGGAATACTGCGCAAGAGAGTGGAGGTCCTTGCTGAG GCCTGTACAGATCTGATTTCCCATCACAAACAGTTGACTGTCGGCCTTCCTCCTGAACCCAGGGAAAGAGTGATCACAGT TCCACTTCCTCCTGAGGAGCTAAACACTCTCATATATGAAGCCAGCGGTCAGGACATCAGTATAGCTGTTCTCACCCAG GAAATCATGGTCTATCTAGCCATGTACATCCGCTCCCAGCCTGCTCTGTTTGGAGACATGCTCCGACTCAGGATAGGACTCATCATGCAAGTCATGGCTACTGAGCTGGCTCGCAGCCTGCACTGTTCTG GAGAGGAGGCATCTGAGAGTTTAATGAGCCTAAGTCCATTTGGCATGAAGAACCTTCTTCATCACATCCTCAGTGGGAAAGAGTTTGGGGTTGAGCGAAGCA TGCGGCCAATCCAGTCCACAGCCACAAGTCCTGCAATCTCTATCCATGAACTGGGCCATACAGGAGCCACCAAGACTGAACGTACAGGAATACACAAGTTAAAGAGTGAGATAAAACAG CTGGATGACTCTCGGCCTGTCAGT ATCTTCAGTGGCAGTCTTTCCTTGAGTAGCAATGTCACTTCTCCGCGCTCCACG CGTTGCAGTAGCCCCTCCACACCCAGTGGCATCCTGTCCCCAGTGGGTCATGGTCCTGGAGACGGACAGCTGCACTGGGAAGAGAGGCAAGGCCAGTGGCTGAGACGACGCAGGTTGGATGGAGCTATCAACAGAGTCCCTATGGGTTTCTATCAGAAAGTGTGGACGATCCTGCAGAAGTGCCATGGCCTGTCCATTGATGGATATGTGTTGCCCTCTTCCACCACAAGAGAG ATGACAGCTGGAGAGATCAAGTTTGCAGTGCAGGTGGAGTCTGTCCTGAACCACGTCCCTCAGCCAGAGTATCGACAGCTGCTTGTGGAGACTGTGATGGTTTTGGGCCTGGTGGCTGATGTAGATGTGGACAACATTGGTGGCATTATCCATGTGGATCGCATTTTGCATTTGGCCAATGACCTTTTCATCAATGACCAG ATTTCCCACAGTGCCAGTGATTATTTCCTTGAGAAAGACCCAGCGACTGGAATTTGCAACTTCTTCTATGACAGTGCCCCGAGTGGCAGCTTTGGCACTATGACCTATCTGTCCAAGGCAGTAATTACTTATGTCCAAGACTTCCTGCCAAGTTCCAGCTGCTTGATGCAATAA